In the Arachis ipaensis cultivar K30076 chromosome B10, Araip1.1, whole genome shotgun sequence genome, one interval contains:
- the LOC107624448 gene encoding fluoride export protein 2-like, protein MWIRWFLARLNRRGLGRAGLFKWMPFGTLIANVSAACVMAALSTVKEAVNTKDCDTIVIGTQLGLLGCLSTASTFAAEFNAMKESNHPWRAYVYAIITMCASFVLVILIYYVPVWATGYDTST, encoded by the exons ATGTGGATTCGATGGTTCTTAGCTCGGCTCAACCGTCGTGGATTAGGAAGGGCAGGGTTGTTTAAATGGATGCCATTTGGAACTCTTATTGCCAATGTATCAGCTGCTTGTGTAATGGCTGCACTTTCCACCGTAAAGGAAGCA GTCAATACCAAAGATTGTGACACTATTGTAATCGGAACACAGTTAGGTCTCTTGGGGTGTTTGAGTACTGCCTCAACTTTTGCAGCTGAGTTCAATGCAATGAAAGAAAGCAATCATCCTTGGAGAGCCTATGTGTATGCCATTATCACAATGTGTGCCTCATTTGTCCTTGTAATCTTGATCTACTATGTACCTGTTTGGGCAACGGGATATGACACTAGCACATAA
- the LOC107624215 gene encoding protein TSS-like: MWFFTKQLMATIYQQKAVDINERELELDHPDTIKSYGDLSVFYYRMQQYELALNVSDLLDFISPELNSNGNEQAQRKQQRGKILLPISEQNLQREDAPSNVGVVYNGLEYAIGTAENKTKERSGMVDYKVMNENGNNVPMYSPPLSSESIHQEETSSDEGWQEANSKGRSRNTANHKLGRKGSHLSKLRTTVIRESPQKSSSRVLSKVFSPSRQSEPENLAFIEDSAGQLSPTKPTRVSKSFASLTPYDTFMSSGTNFSFLFNKITKELNYNHIINKVLFLFYTLHKEKQRKYNEKPAS; the protein is encoded by the exons ATGTGGTTCTTTACCAAGCAACTTATG GCCACAATATATCAGCAAAAGGCGGTCGATATAAATGAGAGGGAGCTTGAGCTTGATCATCCTGACACAATAAAAAGCTATGGGGACCTTTCTGTCTTTTACTATCGTATGCAACAATACGAGCTTGCTTTGAA TGTGTCAGATCTTCTGGATTTTATAAGTCCCGAGCTTAATTCTAATGGAAATGAACAAGCTCAGAGAAAACAGCAGCGTGGGAAA ATACTTCTACCAATAAGTGAACAAAACCTTCAACGTGAAGATGCACCAAGCAATGTGGGTGTTGTCTATAATGGCTTGGAATATGCTATTGGTACGgcagaaaacaaaacaaaagaaagatctGGCATGGTGGATTATAAAGTTATGAACGAAAATGGCAATAATGTCCCTATGTATAGTCCACCACTGTCAAGTGAATCTATTCACCAGGAGGAGACATCATCAGATGAGGGCTGGCAAGAAGCCAATTCAAAAGGGCGATCTAGGAACACAGCGAATCACAAGCTTGGTCGCAAAGGATCTCATCTTTCAAAGCTGAGGACTACTGTTATCAGAGAAAGTCCACAGAAATCAAGTTCAAGAGTCCTCTCAAAAGTATTTTCTCCATCTAGGCAATCAGAGCCTGAAAACTTGGCTTTCATAGAAGATTCTGCCGGTCAACTAAGTCCAACAAAACCTACTAGAGTGTCTAAAAGTTTTGCTAGCCTAACACCATATGACACGTTCATGTCTTCTGGAAcaaatttttcttttctatttaataAAATAACAAAGGAATTGAACTATAACCACATAATTAACAaggttctttttttattttacactCTGCATAAAGAAAAACAGAGAAAATATAATGAAAAGCCAGCATCTTAA